In a single window of the Pseudomonas sp. B21-015 genome:
- a CDS encoding MFS transporter has translation MSEHVQSLEAVRSAGTSQETQKVIFASSLGTVFEWYDFFLYGALAAVISKQFFAGVNDTTAFIFALMAFAAGFIVRPFGALVFGRLGDMIGRKYTFLATIVLMGVATFCVGLLPTYASIGITAPIILVVLRMLQGLALGGEYGGAATYVAEHAPIGKRGFHTSWIQSTATLGLLLSLLVVLGCRYFTGDQFEVWGWRIPFLFSIVLLGISTWIRLSLHESPAFVKMKEEGKLCKSPLRDSFGKWDNLKVVLIALFSINAGQAVTFYAAQFYVLFFLTQFLKMDPALANSLLIVSVIIGAPFFIFFGWLSDKVGRKPVLMIGLLLATALYFPIFKTLAHYANPAIDQASRQAPITVLADPATCTFQFDPVGKAKFDSPCDKVKTFLVKQGLPYNSEAAPAGSAVQVSVGEVKIDGYDEAALRGAVTLAGYPSQADTQLINKPMIVALIVALIIISAMCYGPLAALMVELFPTRIRYTSMSLPYHIGNGWFGGFLPTVSFALVVYTGDIFYGLWYPVVITGVSLVVGMMCLRETKNVDLDKN, from the coding sequence ATGTCAGAACATGTTCAGTCTTTAGAAGCCGTCCGCAGCGCTGGCACCAGTCAGGAAACCCAGAAAGTCATCTTCGCCTCGTCCCTCGGGACGGTGTTCGAGTGGTACGACTTTTTCCTCTATGGCGCCCTCGCGGCGGTTATCAGCAAACAGTTCTTCGCAGGGGTCAACGACACCACGGCGTTCATCTTCGCGCTCATGGCCTTTGCCGCCGGCTTCATTGTGCGGCCGTTCGGTGCGCTGGTGTTCGGACGGTTGGGGGACATGATCGGGCGTAAATACACGTTCCTCGCGACCATCGTCCTCATGGGCGTGGCAACGTTCTGCGTTGGCTTGCTGCCGACTTACGCGAGCATCGGCATTACCGCGCCGATCATCCTCGTGGTGCTGCGCATGCTTCAGGGCCTGGCGTTGGGCGGTGAGTACGGCGGCGCTGCCACTTACGTGGCGGAACACGCGCCGATCGGCAAACGCGGTTTCCACACCAGCTGGATTCAGTCCACCGCCACCCTCGGTCTGCTGCTGTCGCTGCTGGTGGTGCTCGGCTGTCGCTACTTCACCGGCGACCAGTTCGAAGTCTGGGGCTGGCGCATTCCGTTTCTGTTTTCGATCGTGCTGCTGGGCATCTCGACCTGGATTCGCCTGAGCCTGCACGAGTCGCCTGCGTTCGTGAAAATGAAAGAGGAAGGCAAACTCTGCAAGTCACCGCTGCGCGATTCCTTCGGCAAATGGGACAACCTTAAAGTGGTGCTGATTGCCCTGTTCAGCATCAATGCCGGGCAAGCGGTGACCTTCTACGCGGCGCAGTTCTACGTGCTGTTCTTCCTCACCCAGTTCCTGAAAATGGACCCGGCCCTGGCCAACAGTTTGCTGATTGTCAGCGTGATCATCGGCGCGCCGTTCTTCATCTTTTTTGGCTGGCTGTCGGACAAGGTCGGGCGCAAACCGGTGCTGATGATCGGCCTGTTGCTGGCCACCGCGCTGTACTTCCCGATCTTCAAGACCCTGGCCCATTACGCCAACCCGGCCATCGACCAGGCCAGCCGCCAGGCACCGATCACTGTACTGGCCGACCCGGCCACCTGCACGTTCCAGTTCGACCCGGTGGGCAAGGCGAAATTTGATAGCCCGTGCGACAAGGTCAAAACCTTCCTGGTCAAACAGGGCCTGCCCTACAACAGCGAAGCAGCCCCGGCCGGCAGCGCCGTGCAGGTGAGCGTCGGCGAGGTGAAAATAGACGGCTACGATGAAGCGGCCCTGCGCGGCGCAGTGACCCTGGCCGGCTATCCGTCGCAAGCCGACACCCAGCTGATCAACAAGCCGATGATCGTGGCGCTGATCGTCGCGCTGATCATCATCTCCGCCATGTGCTACGGCCCGCTGGCGGCGCTGATGGTCGAACTGTTCCCGACCCGCATCCGTTACACCTCGATGTCCCTGCCCTACCACATCGGCAACGGCTGGTTCGGTGGTTTCCTGCCGACGGTGTCGTTTGCCCTGGTGGTGTACACCGGGGATATTTTCTACGGGCTGTGGTACCCGGTGGTGATTACCGGGGTGAGCCTGGTGGTGGGGATGATGTGTTTGCGTGAGACGAAAAACGTGGACCTCGATAAAAACTGA
- a CDS encoding DUF427 domain-containing protein, with protein sequence MKAPGPGKPIAITPQPGCVVVKFHGIQVASSDRTLVMHEANYPPVYYLPREDIAEQYFARTDHTSYCPYKGDASYFSLQIPGHEGANAVWSYEDPKVSVAQIRGYVAFYPEEVTFEVLDT encoded by the coding sequence ATGAAAGCCCCCGGACCCGGTAAGCCCATCGCTATCACCCCGCAACCCGGCTGTGTGGTGGTGAAATTCCATGGCATTCAAGTCGCGTCCTCCGATCGGACGCTGGTCATGCATGAGGCCAATTATCCTCCGGTGTACTACCTCCCGCGGGAGGACATCGCCGAACAGTATTTCGCCCGCACCGACCACACCAGCTATTGCCCGTACAAGGGCGATGCCAGTTATTTCAGCCTGCAAATTCCCGGGCATGAAGGCGCCAATGCGGTATGGAGTTATGAGGACCCCAAGGTGTCAGTCGCGCAGATTCGCGGGTATGTGGCGTTCTATCCTGAAGAAGTGACGTTTGAGGTGCTCGATACCTGA
- a CDS encoding alkaline phosphatase D family protein, which translates to MAYLMARPVLGALDEIKLWVGVFGVAQPPAVEFTVDGAPCLPVTMDGLHPIRDRTPDKGYLNYQGLFTFETRGAGCEHQIVVRAGAGFEPCALRVFSLPAKVPQKMEGSFKILLSSCYCVETDKANVGRFIQSLPVRPDISLFAGDQVYLDQLPFETLPTTEDELRQVISKKYQRNWTSTFKEVAGLQSALAKAPAVCLPDDHEFWNNYPWPQFWKRGTQTAPTPGGGVNIWADAALEMFQDYQVGGSAQKPWLRVDIEPLFMLFLDTRSHRKQDFNDPFGLMPEEAEQALKQWASELIDCQNQGIPRIGVLSTGQALLVKTPFFDEMGDAELSNYKGQFKVIIETLERLGQHGIQVVFLTGDVHWSRVAQANCVKRGQITLTEVICSPTSLLVTPGSDQVARLKDYLKSIFGERKRWPLHPEAERAPPYIGVKSFCPVKQQDGSGNQVAILEFSCLGLGVELNVTYHPITAPASPATRVGPFTLLNT; encoded by the coding sequence ATGGCATATTTGATGGCTCGCCCAGTGCTTGGCGCCCTCGACGAGATCAAATTGTGGGTCGGGGTGTTTGGCGTGGCCCAACCGCCAGCCGTCGAATTTACCGTGGATGGCGCGCCGTGTTTGCCGGTCACGATGGATGGGCTTCACCCCATCCGGGACCGAACGCCGGACAAGGGGTATCTCAACTATCAGGGGCTCTTTACCTTCGAAACCAGGGGCGCTGGTTGCGAGCATCAGATTGTGGTCCGCGCGGGTGCTGGTTTCGAACCCTGCGCTCTGCGGGTTTTTTCCTTGCCGGCCAAGGTGCCGCAAAAAATGGAAGGGAGCTTCAAGATTCTGCTCTCTTCCTGTTATTGCGTTGAAACCGACAAGGCGAATGTAGGGCGGTTCATCCAGAGCCTGCCCGTCAGGCCTGATATTTCATTGTTCGCGGGTGATCAGGTCTACCTCGATCAACTGCCCTTCGAGACCCTGCCGACAACGGAAGATGAACTGCGGCAGGTTATTTCCAAAAAATATCAACGCAACTGGACATCTACGTTCAAGGAGGTGGCGGGTCTTCAGTCTGCACTGGCCAAAGCGCCCGCCGTCTGCCTCCCGGATGATCATGAGTTCTGGAATAACTACCCTTGGCCTCAGTTCTGGAAAAGGGGTACCCAGACAGCCCCGACCCCCGGTGGCGGTGTGAACATCTGGGCCGATGCGGCGCTCGAGATGTTCCAGGACTACCAGGTGGGAGGCTCTGCGCAGAAGCCTTGGCTGCGCGTGGACATCGAGCCGTTGTTCATGCTGTTTCTCGATACCCGAAGTCATCGCAAGCAAGACTTCAACGACCCTTTCGGCCTGATGCCAGAGGAGGCCGAACAGGCGTTGAAGCAGTGGGCAAGCGAACTGATCGATTGTCAGAACCAGGGGATACCTCGAATCGGCGTGCTGTCGACCGGGCAGGCGCTACTGGTCAAAACGCCGTTCTTTGATGAGATGGGCGATGCCGAACTGTCCAATTACAAGGGACAGTTCAAAGTGATTATCGAAACGCTCGAGCGGCTGGGACAGCACGGCATTCAGGTGGTTTTTCTGACCGGGGACGTGCACTGGAGCCGTGTCGCACAGGCCAACTGTGTCAAGCGCGGGCAAATCACCCTGACCGAAGTCATCTGTTCGCCAACGAGTCTGCTGGTCACCCCGGGTTCCGATCAGGTGGCGCGACTCAAGGATTATCTGAAAAGTATTTTCGGCGAACGAAAACGTTGGCCTCTTCATCCTGAAGCCGAGCGGGCTCCGCCCTACATCGGTGTGAAGTCGTTTTGCCCGGTCAAGCAGCAAGACGGGAGTGGAAACCAGGTGGCGATTCTTGAGTTTTCCTGCCTGGGGCTTGGTGTGGAATTGAACGTCACGTACCACCCCATCACCGCACCCGCTTCGCCTGCCACTCGAGTCGGTCCATTTACGTTGCTCAATACCTGA
- a CDS encoding DNA topoisomerase III translates to MRLYLCEKPSQAKDIAAVLGARRRGDGCWLGTDVTVTWCIGHLLETAPPDAYDARYKRWVLADLPIIPEKWKMTVKPRTASQYKAVKRLLGEASELVIATDADREGEMIARELVEHCRYRGPIRRLWLSALDDASIRKALAALKPGAETFSLYHSALGRSRADWLIGMNMSRLFTLLGRQSGYQGVLPVGRVQTPTLRLVVDRDRSIADFVPVPYWAIEVQLLHDGTTFTAQWRAASDACDDQDRCLNQALAQTAAAAIGSAASARVIKLRTERMREVAPLPFDLGTLQEVCSKKLGLGAQETLDIAQALYETHKVITYPRSDCGYLPLSQHSEAPGILAALRQADPTLNALHDHLEPQRRSRAWNDAKVSAHHGIIPTAAAKNLDRLVGKQRAVYTLIRARYLAQFLPNHEYDRTQADFDCAGEALRAVGKQIVEPGWKRALPEALAPAKGREVPAPQTLPALAEGCDCAVADVKLKDLWTQPPKPFTEGDLIKAMKNVAKLVEDPLLKQKLKDTTGIGTEATRASIIQGLLDRGYLVKNGKALAATPAAFSLIDAVPRAIADPGTTAIWEQALDMVQSGEMSLEEFVTKQAAWMSKQVARCAGLNLTISGPASPAGRGATPWKNKRKPAKRKPSTGTKRAAKPASKA, encoded by the coding sequence ATGCGGCTGTACCTCTGTGAAAAACCTTCCCAGGCCAAAGACATCGCGGCCGTGCTCGGCGCCAGACGCCGGGGCGACGGCTGCTGGCTGGGAACGGACGTCACGGTGACCTGGTGCATTGGCCATCTGCTGGAAACCGCGCCGCCGGATGCCTATGACGCGCGTTACAAGCGTTGGGTGCTGGCGGATCTGCCGATCATTCCCGAGAAATGGAAGATGACCGTCAAACCGCGCACGGCCAGCCAGTACAAGGCGGTCAAACGCTTGCTCGGCGAGGCGAGTGAACTGGTGATTGCCACCGACGCCGACCGCGAAGGCGAGATGATCGCCCGGGAACTGGTGGAGCATTGCCGGTATCGCGGGCCGATCCGGCGGCTGTGGCTATCGGCGCTGGACGATGCGTCGATCCGCAAGGCGCTGGCGGCGCTCAAGCCCGGGGCCGAGACGTTCAGCCTTTATCATTCGGCGCTGGGGCGATCCCGGGCCGACTGGTTGATCGGGATGAACATGAGTCGGTTGTTCACCCTGCTGGGGCGTCAGTCCGGCTATCAGGGTGTGTTGCCGGTCGGTCGAGTACAGACACCGACCTTGCGTCTGGTGGTGGATCGCGACCGCAGCATTGCCGATTTCGTCCCGGTGCCCTACTGGGCCATCGAGGTGCAACTGCTGCACGACGGCACCACGTTCACGGCTCAATGGCGGGCGGCCTCCGATGCTTGCGACGATCAGGACCGTTGCCTGAATCAGGCGCTGGCCCAGACAGCGGCTGCGGCCATTGGCAGCGCGGCGAGCGCTCGGGTGATCAAACTCCGCACCGAACGCATGCGCGAAGTCGCGCCTTTGCCGTTCGACCTGGGCACCTTGCAGGAAGTCTGCTCGAAGAAGCTTGGGCTCGGCGCTCAGGAAACCCTCGATATCGCCCAGGCGCTGTACGAAACCCACAAAGTCATCACCTACCCACGCAGCGACTGCGGCTACCTGCCCCTGAGTCAGCACAGCGAAGCCCCGGGCATTCTGGCGGCGCTCCGGCAAGCGGACCCAACCCTGAACGCCCTGCACGATCACCTGGAGCCCCAACGCCGCTCACGGGCCTGGAACGACGCCAAGGTCAGTGCTCACCACGGCATCATTCCAACGGCCGCGGCGAAAAACCTCGACCGTCTGGTGGGCAAGCAACGGGCGGTCTACACCCTGATTCGTGCGCGTTACCTGGCGCAGTTTCTGCCCAACCATGAATATGACCGGACCCAGGCCGACTTCGACTGTGCCGGTGAAGCCTTGCGCGCCGTGGGCAAGCAGATTGTCGAACCCGGCTGGAAACGCGCCCTGCCCGAAGCCCTCGCGCCTGCCAAGGGCCGCGAAGTACCCGCGCCGCAGACACTCCCGGCGCTGGCCGAAGGGTGTGACTGCGCGGTGGCCGACGTGAAGCTCAAGGACCTCTGGACCCAGCCGCCCAAGCCGTTCACCGAGGGTGATCTGATCAAGGCGATGAAAAACGTCGCCAAACTGGTGGAAGATCCGCTACTCAAGCAAAAGCTCAAGGACACCACCGGCATCGGCACCGAAGCCACCCGCGCGTCGATCATTCAGGGCCTGCTCGACCGAGGTTATCTGGTGAAGAATGGCAAGGCGCTGGCCGCGACGCCGGCGGCGTTCAGCCTGATCGATGCCGTGCCGCGAGCGATTGCCGATCCCGGAACCACGGCGATCTGGGAACAGGCGCTGGACATGGTGCAGAGCGGTGAAATGAGCCTGGAAGAGTTCGTCACCAAACAGGCTGCGTGGATGAGCAAGCAGGTGGCACGTTGCGCCGGTCTGAACCTGACCATCAGCGGGCCGGCAAGCCCGGCCGGGCGTGGCGCCACCCCCTGGAAAAACAAGCGCAAGCCCGCCAAGCGCAAGCCCTCGACCGGCACCAAACGCGCGGCAAAACCGGCAAGCAAGGCTTGA
- a CDS encoding GNAT family N-acetyltransferase — protein sequence MATIRSQPSIELHAAQRDELETIENLMQFYTYDFSEWLPLKLGEHGFFNIQPKPDYWRNPATRPFLIRVDGELAGFVTVDNETHIVGAEHNIGYFFLSRRFRGQGVAKFVVSALLSRFPGQWQIFHIDANQPARLFWARVIPDLTSAEFTLHQLLVDGYPCTVYRFERSQPSATPTPAP from the coding sequence ATGGCGACAATCAGGAGCCAGCCCTCAATAGAACTGCATGCCGCCCAGCGCGACGAACTGGAAACCATTGAAAACCTGATGCAGTTCTACACGTACGACTTCAGCGAATGGCTGCCGCTGAAACTCGGGGAGCATGGTTTCTTCAACATCCAGCCCAAACCGGACTACTGGCGCAACCCGGCAACCAGGCCGTTTCTGATCAGGGTCGACGGCGAGTTGGCAGGGTTCGTGACCGTGGATAACGAGACCCATATCGTCGGCGCCGAGCACAACATCGGCTACTTTTTTCTCAGTCGCCGCTTTCGTGGCCAAGGCGTCGCGAAGTTTGTCGTCTCTGCCCTCTTGAGCCGGTTCCCCGGTCAATGGCAAATTTTCCACATCGATGCCAACCAACCTGCGCGGCTGTTCTGGGCCAGGGTGATACCCGACCTCACGAGTGCCGAGTTCACCCTGCATCAGCTGCTGGTGGACGGTTATCCCTGCACCGTTTACCGCTTTGAAAGATCGCAGCCTTCGGCTACGCCTACCCCGGCCCCGTAG
- the cynR gene encoding transcriptional regulator CynR, protein MLLRHLRYLLAVADHGGFTRAAEALHVSQPTLSQQIRQLEDTLGVSLFDRTSRTVKPTDAGQAYIECARRVLVELEAGKRALHDVKDLSRGTLRLAMTPTFMAYLVGPLVRDYVAKFANIHLQIFELSMDDIEAGLLDDSLDIAIAFTPVRSPDIECLPAFVETLGVMVGNGHPLYERQSPLLPKEMAQLEFALLTPDFITRSSIDEYFRQQNITPKVAIEVNSVSTLLEVIRHTPMATILPEPIATVERALRRIELQGEAPRRDAALLRRKNNYHSAASVAFANLVMSGSATQ, encoded by the coding sequence ATGCTGCTCCGACATTTGCGCTACTTGCTGGCGGTCGCCGACCACGGCGGTTTCACCCGTGCCGCTGAGGCGTTACACGTCTCTCAACCGACGCTGTCCCAGCAGATCCGGCAACTGGAGGACACCCTGGGCGTCAGCCTGTTCGACCGCACCTCGCGCACGGTCAAGCCGACCGATGCGGGGCAGGCCTACATCGAATGCGCTCGTCGGGTGTTGGTGGAGCTTGAAGCGGGGAAACGCGCGCTGCATGACGTGAAGGACTTGTCTCGCGGCACCTTGCGACTGGCCATGACGCCAACCTTCATGGCGTATCTGGTGGGGCCGCTGGTGCGCGACTACGTGGCGAAGTTTGCGAACATCCATCTGCAGATTTTCGAGCTATCGATGGACGACATCGAGGCCGGGCTGCTCGACGACTCGCTGGACATCGCCATTGCCTTTACCCCGGTGAGGAGCCCCGACATCGAGTGCCTGCCGGCGTTTGTCGAGACCCTGGGCGTAATGGTCGGGAACGGTCATCCGTTGTACGAGCGCCAGAGCCCGCTGCTGCCAAAGGAGATGGCGCAGCTGGAGTTCGCGTTGCTGACACCGGACTTCATCACCCGATCTTCCATCGACGAATATTTTCGGCAACAGAACATCACGCCCAAGGTGGCGATCGAGGTGAACTCGGTGAGTACGTTGCTGGAGGTCATTCGTCACACGCCGATGGCCACCATCCTTCCAGAGCCCATCGCCACCGTGGAACGGGCATTGCGCCGGATTGAATTACAGGGCGAAGCCCCCCGGCGCGACGCGGCATTGCTGCGCAGGAAGAACAACTATCACAGTGCCGCGTCAGTGGCGTTCGCGAACCTGGTGATGTCTGGCAGCGCCACTCAGTAG
- the cynS gene encoding cyanase, whose protein sequence is MQQSHAYQDPSLALTTSILDAKARKNLSWQDLTDGTGLGLAYVTAALLGQHPLPEAAAKVVGEKLELDADTVARLQIIPLRGSLSGVPTDPTIYRFHEMIQIYGTTLKALVHEQFGDGIISAINFKLDLKKVEDPEGGSRAVITLDGKFLPLRPF, encoded by the coding sequence ATGCAACAGTCCCACGCTTACCAGGACCCAAGTCTGGCCCTGACCACGTCGATCCTCGATGCCAAGGCGCGCAAAAATCTGTCCTGGCAGGATCTGACCGACGGCACCGGCCTGGGCCTGGCCTACGTCACCGCCGCCCTGCTCGGCCAGCATCCGCTGCCGGAAGCCGCCGCCAAAGTGGTCGGCGAGAAACTCGAGCTGGACGCCGACACCGTGGCCCGCTTGCAGATCATCCCGCTGCGCGGCAGCCTCTCCGGTGTTCCGACCGACCCGACCATCTACCGCTTCCACGAGATGATCCAGATCTACGGCACCACCCTCAAAGCGCTGGTTCACGAGCAATTCGGCGACGGCATTATCAGTGCGATCAACTTCAAGCTGGACCTGAAAAAGGTCGAAGACCCGGAAGGCGGTTCCCGCGCGGTGATTACTCTGGACGGCAAGTTCCTGCCGCTGCGTCCCTTCTGA
- a CDS encoding carbonic anhydrase: protein MKALIEGLLKFQNEAFPQRTDLFRHLATTQHPGTLFITCSDSRVVPELLTQQEPGELFVVRNAGNIVPSYSPHPGGVSATVEYAVAVLGVTDIVICGHSDCGAMTAIAQCKCMDHLPAVSGWLQHAESAKVINESRPHASDAAKVSSMVRENVIAQLANIQTHPSVRLAQEKGLLNLHGWVYDIETGSVDALDADSRTFVSLAEHPGTCAVYGKAVEAA, encoded by the coding sequence ATGAAAGCGCTCATCGAAGGTTTATTGAAGTTCCAGAACGAAGCCTTCCCACAACGTACCGACCTGTTCAGACACTTGGCCACTACCCAGCATCCCGGCACCCTGTTCATCACCTGTTCCGACAGCCGCGTGGTGCCGGAACTGCTGACCCAGCAAGAGCCCGGCGAACTGTTCGTGGTGCGCAATGCCGGCAATATCGTGCCCTCCTACAGCCCGCATCCCGGCGGTGTGTCGGCCACGGTCGAATATGCAGTCGCGGTATTGGGCGTGACGGACATCGTGATTTGCGGGCATTCGGACTGTGGCGCAATGACCGCCATTGCCCAGTGCAAATGCATGGATCACCTGCCCGCCGTCAGCGGTTGGCTGCAGCACGCCGAGTCGGCCAAGGTGATCAACGAATCCCGCCCTCATGCCAGCGACGCGGCCAAGGTGAGTTCGATGGTGCGGGAAAACGTGATCGCCCAACTGGCGAACATCCAGACCCACCCGAGCGTGCGCCTGGCCCAGGAAAAAGGCCTGCTGAACCTGCATGGCTGGGTCTATGACATCGAGACCGGTTCGGTCGATGCCCTGGATGCCGACAGCCGCACGTTCGTGTCGCTGGCCGAGCACCCGGGCACCTGCGCCGTTTATGGCAAAGCGGTCGAAGCCGCCTGA
- a CDS encoding BON domain-containing protein, which yields MKLHSFQHYSHDLETVVHDTWITARVKSALALAESTLGLNVHVKTHAGRVALNGRVNTHRQCEQAVALARSVPGVVDIDASELLTHVFTPGHFPEAPNAEDTPERRPQSSAKTDDK from the coding sequence ATGAAACTTCATTCCTTTCAACATTACTCTCATGACCTGGAAACGGTCGTTCACGACACGTGGATTACCGCCAGGGTGAAGTCGGCCCTGGCATTGGCTGAATCCACCCTTGGCCTGAATGTCCATGTCAAAACCCATGCGGGCAGGGTGGCATTGAACGGTCGCGTCAACACCCATCGGCAGTGTGAGCAGGCTGTTGCTCTGGCTCGCTCGGTGCCTGGTGTCGTCGACATCGATGCCAGCGAATTGCTTACTCATGTGTTCACACCAGGACATTTTCCAGAAGCGCCCAATGCCGAAGACACTCCTGAGCGTCGGCCACAATCGTCAGCCAAGACGGACGACAAATGA
- a CDS encoding aldehyde dehydrogenase family protein — protein sequence MSLALERLVAGTPIPFAGNRVTVVSPELAARFQPGDHLLVEQVSGELLLIPVADQQAAAVAIERAEAAFAAMSSVSDHAISAFFDRFAQRLETPECWALIAAANLADIERAKARGRSTTRLLADERMRGDMIAGLRAWRDAPATRGKVVSCVEHDGWKVEQVVSPLGIVAFVFEGRPNVFADAAGVLRTGNTAVLRIGSDALGTAQAIVTHALNPALADAGLPSGAVSLVESVNHAAGWAMFADRRLSLAVARGSGRAVSQLGSIAQQAGTAVSLHGTGGAWLIADKHADAQRFAAVVRNSLDRKVCNTLNVCLIQRERAGELVPLFLDALQQAGTARGQGCKLHIVEGSEQHLPGDWRTASVEVYRAEGYQTEALAEPLPEAQLGREWEWEETPEVSLQVVDDLDQAIALFNRYSPQFTVSLISEDALAQERFYNAVNAPFVGNGITRWVDGQYALNKPELGLSNWESGRLFARSAILSGDGVFTIRSRMTQTDLSVKR from the coding sequence ATGTCTCTTGCGCTCGAACGTCTAGTCGCTGGCACGCCGATCCCTTTTGCCGGTAATCGTGTCACTGTGGTCAGCCCCGAACTGGCGGCGCGCTTTCAGCCCGGCGACCATCTTCTGGTGGAGCAGGTCAGCGGCGAGTTGTTGCTGATCCCGGTGGCGGACCAGCAAGCGGCGGCGGTCGCCATCGAGCGCGCCGAAGCGGCGTTCGCCGCGATGTCCAGCGTTTCGGATCACGCCATCAGCGCGTTCTTCGATCGCTTTGCGCAGCGCCTGGAAACCCCGGAATGCTGGGCCTTGATTGCGGCCGCCAACCTGGCCGACATCGAGCGAGCCAAGGCGCGCGGGCGATCCACCACACGGTTGCTGGCCGATGAACGCATGCGCGGCGACATGATCGCAGGCCTGCGGGCCTGGCGCGATGCTCCGGCCACCCGTGGCAAGGTCGTGAGCTGCGTCGAGCACGACGGCTGGAAAGTCGAGCAAGTGGTGTCGCCGCTGGGTATCGTCGCTTTTGTATTCGAAGGCCGGCCGAATGTATTCGCCGACGCCGCCGGTGTATTGCGCACCGGTAACACGGCGGTGCTGCGCATTGGCAGCGACGCGTTGGGCACCGCCCAGGCCATCGTCACCCATGCGTTGAATCCGGCACTGGCCGACGCCGGGCTGCCGAGCGGCGCGGTGTCACTGGTCGAAAGCGTCAATCACGCCGCCGGCTGGGCAATGTTCGCCGACCGGCGCTTGTCGCTGGCCGTGGCCCGTGGTTCGGGACGTGCGGTCAGCCAGTTGGGCAGCATCGCGCAACAGGCTGGTACCGCCGTCAGCCTGCACGGCACCGGTGGTGCTTGGCTGATCGCCGACAAACACGCCGACGCCCAGCGCTTTGCCGCCGTGGTGCGCAACTCGCTGGACCGCAAAGTCTGCAACACCCTGAACGTTTGCCTGATCCAGCGCGAGCGCGCTGGCGAACTGGTGCCGCTGTTTCTCGACGCACTGCAACAGGCCGGCACCGCACGGGGCCAGGGCTGCAAGCTACATATCGTCGAGGGCAGCGAACAGCATTTGCCTGGCGATTGGCGGACCGCGAGCGTTGAGGTGTACCGCGCCGAAGGCTATCAGACCGAAGCGCTGGCCGAACCGCTGCCCGAGGCCCAATTGGGCCGCGAGTGGGAATGGGAAGAAACCCCGGAAGTCAGCCTGCAAGTCGTCGACGACCTGGACCAGGCCATCGCCTTGTTCAACCGTTACAGCCCGCAATTCACCGTGTCGCTGATCAGTGAAGATGCGTTGGCGCAGGAGCGTTTCTACAACGCGGTCAACGCGCCTTTTGTCGGCAACGGGATTACCCGCTGGGTCGACGGACAGTACGCGCTGAACAAGCCGGAACTGGGGCTTTCGAACTGGGAGAGCGGCCGGCTGTTTGCGCGTAGCGCGATTCTCTCGGGCGATGGTGTGTTCACGATTCGTAGCCGCATGACCCAGACGGATCTGTCGGTCAAACGCTGA